A part of Bacillus rossius redtenbacheri isolate Brsri chromosome 1, Brsri_v3, whole genome shotgun sequence genomic DNA contains:
- the LOC134527652 gene encoding uncharacterized protein LOC134527652 produces the protein MASVGDSDAACGAGPSAVGRRLRSRTERRRTTAGIMRGLSQTPPCQAAQEPDVSLWRPAAGGGAHRGDDTLVPELPAEPLLGSPSPDDMRFASEVGQVPVHLGRVGPEEPEMLRIPVRADDREMLALVDTAASQSFVAAHLVAEEEVVPRPEQVQLAIRDTKTTARGTTQVTLKIVGHVSRIEAWVVPDLREGLILGAPWLHEVDAAVKVRAGRMHFGTRGRWTVYGIHQSPPPPPQSVTRLEDLRHNVPAEYADAISRALVSRPQVFAAADRLRRTTMTEHSIPMVPHRPPFERVHGFGPREREAIQSQVDEMLRDGVIEPSTSPYNSRVVLATKDGSLRFCVNFKAVNRLTIPFPPPPQINITDALAGLGDTKIFTTLDLKSGYWQVPVCPADRPKTAFTAPDGRRYQFCAMLFGLMDAPATFQSMMVRVLDGLARHGLTCAPNKCHIGAEEIVFLGHQVTAEGCRPRPAQLELIEEKQAPKTRKQLQKLMGLLNWLRSFVPDFATITAPMTDLLSPKAKFRWTPAADKALRQVNDRFRNCHTLS, from the exons ATGGCATCCGTCGGAGACTCGGACGCCGCCTGCGGAGCAGGACCTAGCGCCGTCGGACGCCGCCTGCGGAGCAGGACCGAGCGCCGTCGGACGACGGCGGGGATCATGCGCGGCCTGAGCCAAACGCCCCCGTGCCAGG CCGCCCAGGAGCCGGACGTGTCTCTCTGGCGGCCTGCCGCCGGCGGAGGAGCTCACCGAGGGGACGACACGCTGGTGCCGGAGCTGCCAGCAGAGCCCCTCCTGGGCTCCCCAAGTCCGGATGACATGAGATTCGCGAGCGAGGTGGGCCAGGTGCCAGTCCACTTGGGGCGAGTTGGACCCGAGGAACCAGAGATGTTGCGGATACCAGTTCGTGCCGACGaccgggagatgctggccctggtggacaccgcagcCAGCCAATCCTTCGTCGCGGCTCACCTGGTCGCCGAGGAGGAGGTGGTACCGCGCCCGGAGCAGGTGCAGCTGGCCATCAGGGACACAAAAACGACGGCGAGGGGCACAACCCAGGTAACACTGAAAATTGTTGGTCATGTCAGTcgcatcgaggcctgggtggtccccgacctGCGCGAGGGGCTGATCTTGGGAgcaccatggctgcacgaggtcgacgccgcTGTGAAGGTGCGGGCCGgacggatgcacttcggcacccgcgggcgctggacggtgtacggcatCCACCagagcccccctccccctcctcagtCAGTCACCCGCCTGGAGGACCTCCGGCACAACGTCCCGGCAGAGTATGCTGACGCCATCAGTCGGGCCCTCGTGTCCCGACCTCAGGTATTTGCGGCAGCGGACCGGTTAAGGCGCACGACGATGACGGAGCACAGTATCCCTATGGTGCCGCACCGCCCGCCGTTTGAGAGGGTGCATGGGTTCGGGCCCCGGGAGCGCGAGGCGATCCAGTcccaggtggacgagatgctgcgcGACGGGGTCATCGAGCCCAGCACCTCCCCATATAACTcgagggtggtgctggccactaaGGACGGGAGTTTACGCTTTTGTGTAAACTTTAAGGCCGTCAACAGACTGACgatccccttccccccccccccgcagataAACATCACTGACGCCTTGGCCGGGCTGGGGGACACAAAAATTTTCACGACGCTGGACCTGAAgtcgggctactggcaggtgccggtatgccccGCCGACCGTCCGAAGACGGCGTTCACTGCGCCAGACGGTCGGCGgtaccagttctgtgccatgctgtTCGGGCTCATGGACGCCCCGGCCACGTTCCAGTCTATGATGgtgcgcgtcctggacgg gctggccagacacggactgacttGTGCCCCGAACAAGTGTCACATCGGGGCTGAGGAGATCGTGTTCCTGGGGCACCaggtgacggcggaggggtgccgtccGCGTCCTGCCCAGCTGGAACTCATCGAGGAGAAGCAGGcgccgaagaccaggaagcagctccaaaagCTTATGGGACTGCTGAACTGGCTGCGGTCTTTTGTGCCAGACTTCGCGACGATCACGGCCCCGATGACTGACCTGTTGTCGCCGAAGGCCAAGTTCCGGTGGACGCCCGCCGCGGACAAGGCCCTGCGCCAGGTCAATGACCGTTtccggaactgtcacacgctgtcGTGA
- the LOC134527733 gene encoding uncharacterized protein LOC134527733 → MGDVSDLDLDDDDCDEINYFRGFSDERGVEEFSDTHTSVENTEVFTVDVETTQDVGLDENSGLSVPSTSSRRPSVLVEPYESVSFSTCMTHKEFQSFYFSQQELTNKSQVKWLPVEFVTPRLYVFVPDEDVNVYDLPSPREYFSKYFTSDLLTAMVYNTNLYAVQNNVQNFSATTLDEMKMFIGIHIIMGNLSYPRVCIYWEDRFRIPIISDNLAVNRFSKLRNSFHVVDCWGKVPLIDDRFWKVRPIFDSIRARCMELHLEENLSIDEQMVPFRGNLKGVKVFILCGESGRMFDFILYQGSTTEINCKFQQFGLGANIVMQLSQRITTPYCKQFFDNYFSSYWLFQWLSKHKLYMRVVL, encoded by the coding sequence ATGGGCGATGTGTCTGATTTGGATTTAGACGATGACGACTGTGATGAAATTAACTATTTTAGAGGCTTTTCGGATGAACGAGGCGTAGAAGAATTCTCAGATACACACACTTCGGTAGAAAATACAGAAGTATTTACAGTTGATGTAGAGACCACCCAAGATGTAGGCCTAGATGAGAATTCTGGGCTGAGCGTGCCATCTACAAGTAGTCGTAGACCTTCAGTACTTGTAGAGCCTTATGAATCTGTAAGCTTTAGTACTTGCATGACACACAAAGAGTTTCAGAGTTTTTACTTTTCTCAGCAGGAGTTGACAAACAAAAGCCAAGTGAAGTGGTTGCCTGTAGAGTTTGTTACTCCACGACTATACGTGTTTGTGCCAGACGAGGATGTGAATGTGTACGACTTACCAAGTCCTAGAGAGTATTTCTCCAAGTATTTTACAAGTGATTTGCTGACTGCTATGGTGTACAACACTAACCTATACGCGGTACAAAATAATGTGCAGAATTTTTCTGCAACTACATTAGATGAAATGAAAATGTTCATAGGTATTCATATTATTATGGGTAATCTTAGCTACCCAAGGGTTTGTATATATTGGGAGGATAGATTCAGAATACCAATAATTTCTGACAATTTGGCTGTGAATCGATTTTCTAAATTACGAAACAGTTTCCATGTTGTTGATTGTTGGGGGAAAGTGCCACTTATAGATGACAGGTTCTGGAAAGTGCGGCCAATATTTGACAGCATCAGAGCTAGATGTATGGAACTGCACCTAGAAGAAAATCTTTCGATTGATGAACAGATGGTGCCATTTAGAGGCAACCTCAAGGGAGTGAAAGTGTTTATCCTGTGTGGAGAGAGCGGTAGAATGTTTGATTTCATTCTGTACCAGGGCAGTACAACAGAAATAAACTGTAAGTTTCAGCAGTTTGGGCTGGGTGCAAATATAGTAATGCAGTTGTCGCAGCGTATCACCACTCCATACTGCAAACAGTTTTTCGATAACTATTTCTCATCGTACTGGCTATTCCAGTGGCTTTCAAAACACAAATTATATATGCGAGTGGTACTGTAG